The DNA segment CCGCACCCGAGCGAGCAGGTGGAGCGCCCCGGTGCGCGCTACCTGCTGGTGTACGAGCGGGAGCCGCCCGCCGCAGACCCCGCGCGCTGCACGGTGAGCTGCTTCTGGCAGAACGGGCAGGGGAGGCTGGATGCGCGCAGCGTCGTGCGGCTGTCGCTGAGGCGTCGGCGGTGAGCGCGGCCCGCTCCAGCGCCGGCTTCACCCTCGTCGAGTTGCTGGTGTCGCTCGCGCTCACCGCGCTGCTGCTCGCGTTGGCCGCGCCGTTCGCCGGCGCCCAGAAGCGGCTCTGGGAGCGCCAGGAGGAGGCGCGGGAGGCGCGCCGCTCGCTCGTCGGCGCCATCGCATGGGTGACCCGCGATCTCGAGCAGGCCGGCTACCACGCGGACGGACCGCCGCTGCGGGAACTCGCGGCCGAGACGCTGGCGTACGTCCTTTCGCGGGACGAGCAGGACCCGGCGGGCTTCTCCCCGGCGAACCGCCGGCTGGTCACGGTCTGGCTCGACGGCGGCGACCTCAAGTACCGGATCCAGGCGCCGCAGCCGCCCCCGGCCGCCGGGTGGGAACGCGGGAGCACGCAGGTGCTCGCCTCGGGCCTGACGGGCATGTGCTGCCGCGGTCTCGACGCGGCGGGCGACGAGGCGACGGACCCGGCGTCCGCCGCCTCGGTCGAGTGCACGTTCAGCGGCGCCGATCTGCGCGCCGAGCGCGTGCTGGTGCGCCTGCGCACGGCCGCGCGGAGGCTGGCGGCGCCGTGAAGCCCCCGTGCGAGCGCGGCAGCGCGCTGATCCCCGCCGTGGGCATCCTCGCCGCGCTCACGGTGCTCGCGTTGATGTCGGTGATGGCCGGCGGCGCCGATCTGGTCCTCTCCACGCGCCTGGCGCGCTCGCGCGCGGCCTTCTACGCCGCGGAGTCGGCGCTGGAGAGCGCGCTCGCGGAGATCTCGGGGGACGGGGCGGTCCCGGACGCGTGCTTTCGCGACCCGTGGCCGGCGCCGGGCCTGCCGGTGCGCCGCTGGCGCGACGGCGCGTGGTCGTGTGAGCGGTCCGTTGCGCTCCTGCCGGACCTGGCCGACGCCGACGGCGACCCGGCGACACCCGTGGTCCTCTTCAACCGCGCATTCGGCTACCCCGACTCGCCGCGGCAGCGCGGCGGCTATCCCGTGCTGCAGGTCGTCGTGTCCGCCTCCGACGGCGGCGGGGCCAGGGCGATCGCCGCCGAAGTGGCGCCGGTGACCTGTTCCCCGCGCCTCGACACCGCGTGGACCGCCGCCGGCGCGCTGGCGCTTGCGGGCGACGTCCGCGTGGGCGGCTCCTCGCCGGCTGTCGTCAGCCGCGCCGGCGTCGCCCTCGCCGACGGGGCCGCAATCGAGGGCGGGACCGTCACGGAACCGGCCCTCGCGCTCCCCGGCGACGTGCTCGGCATCCTCGCGCCCGGTGCGACGCTGGCGCGCCTCGATGAACTCCCGGAGCCGTCCCCCGGCGCGCCGCCGCGCGGGGTCCTCTGGTCGCGCGGGAACTACTCCGGGCCGCTCGCGGGGGAGGGGATCCTCGTCGTCCACAACCCCGCGTTCGACCCCGTCCGGCACGAGGCGTCCCGGCGCGCGCTGGAGGATGGGGTCTTCGGCGAGGACTACGATCCGGCGTACTCGCACCTCGATCCCTCGCGCCAGCCGGCGCGGCTCGAGATGATGCTCGGCGGCGAGTTCCGCGGCGTGATCGTCGCGGACACCCTGGGCGTCTGCGCCGCCGGCTTCACGCTCAGCGGCGGCCTCGTCACCCTGACGCGCTCGCCGCAGGACGTCCGCGGCGACGCCCCGCTGCGCGTAGTCCACGACCGCGGTGCGATCGAGGCGGCCGGCCGCGGTCCGCTGCGCCACCTGGTCGGCTTCCGGCCGCTGTCCGCCGTGCCGGAGCCGGCGCGATGAGCACGATGATCGACGCGCCCCGCGAGCTGCTCGCGCGCGACGGCGCGGCCACGCTCTCGGACGCACAGTTGCTGGGCCTGTTGCTGCGCACCGGCGCGCGTGGGCCCGGGAACAGCGCGGTCGAGATCGGCACCGGCCTGCTGGCGCGGCACGGCGGGATTGTTGGCCTCGACCGGGCGACCTTCCGGGAGCTGTGCACCGAGCGCGGGCTGGGGCCGGCCAAGGCCGCGGGGCTGATGGCGGCGCTCGAGCTGGGGCGCCGGCTGGTCGCCGGGGACGCCCGCCAGCGGCCACGGCTGACCTCGAGCCGCGAGGTCGCCGGCCTCTACACGCCGCGCCTGTTCAACCTGCCGCGCGAGGTCTTCATCGCGGTCCTGCTGAACGCGCGCAACGAGGTGATCCGCGAGATCACGATCGCCGTGGGCTGCCTCACCGGGAGCCTCGTGCACCCGCGCGAGCTCTTCCAGCCGGCGGTGCGCGATTCGGCAGCGGCGCTGATCCTCGTGCACAACCACCCGAGCGGCGATCCCACGCCGAGCCCGGAGGACGTCCAGCTCACGGAGCGGCTGGTCGAGGCCGGCCGCATCCTCGGCATCCGCGTCCTGGACCACGTGGTCGTGGCGCAGGGCGGCTACGCGAGTCTCATGGACCGCAGGAGTCAGTCCAATTGAGCGCCTGCGGTGGCCCCGGCAAGATGCACGGCGGCCGGACGCCGGGAATTGCGCTTCAGGAACATGTACGCTATCCTGTACGCATCATGAAGGCGATCACCTACACGAGGGCGCGCGAAAAGCTGGCCGACACCATCGACGAGGTCTGCGAGCACCACGATCCCGTGATCATCACGAAGCGCCGCGACCGGGCCGTCGTGATGATCGCCCTCGACGACTACGAGTCGTTGAGGGAGACCTCCTACCTGCTGCGCAGTCCGCGCAACGCCCGTCGCCTGCTCGAGTCCATCAGGGACCTCGCCGAAGGCAAAGGCAGGGCGCGGGCGCTTCTCGAGTGAAGATCGTCTTCTCGGAGCAGGCCTGGGAAGATTACCTGTTCTGGCAGAAGGCCGACAAGCGGCGCTTGAGGCGGATCAACTCCCTGCTCCGCGAAATCTGCCGCGATCCCTGGCGGGGGGCGGGCAAGCCGGAAGCGCTGCGGCACGCGCTGGCAGGCTGGTGGTCGCGCCGGATCGATGACGAGCACCGCGTCGTCTACAAGGTCGAAGGCGATGCGCTCCTCGTCGCGCAGCTGCGCTACCACTACTGAGAGGGCGATCTTCCCCTCGCCGGGCGGCTGCGGGGTGCGACGGCCTAGGGGATCAGCCCTTTG comes from the bacterium genome and includes:
- a CDS encoding prepilin-type N-terminal cleavage/methylation domain-containing protein, producing MSAARSSAGFTLVELLVSLALTALLLALAAPFAGAQKRLWERQEEAREARRSLVGAIAWVTRDLEQAGYHADGPPLRELAAETLAYVLSRDEQDPAGFSPANRRLVTVWLDGGDLKYRIQAPQPPPAAGWERGSTQVLASGLTGMCCRGLDAAGDEATDPASAASVECTFSGADLRAERVLVRLRTAARRLAAP
- a CDS encoding pilus assembly PilX N-terminal domain-containing protein, producing MKPPCERGSALIPAVGILAALTVLALMSVMAGGADLVLSTRLARSRAAFYAAESALESALAEISGDGAVPDACFRDPWPAPGLPVRRWRDGAWSCERSVALLPDLADADGDPATPVVLFNRAFGYPDSPRQRGGYPVLQVVVSASDGGGARAIAAEVAPVTCSPRLDTAWTAAGALALAGDVRVGGSSPAVVSRAGVALADGAAIEGGTVTEPALALPGDVLGILAPGATLARLDELPEPSPGAPPRGVLWSRGNYSGPLAGEGILVVHNPAFDPVRHEASRRALEDGVFGEDYDPAYSHLDPSRQPARLEMMLGGEFRGVIVADTLGVCAAGFTLSGGLVTLTRSPQDVRGDAPLRVVHDRGAIEAAGRGPLRHLVGFRPLSAVPEPAR
- the radC gene encoding DNA repair protein RadC, whose protein sequence is MSTMIDAPRELLARDGAATLSDAQLLGLLLRTGARGPGNSAVEIGTGLLARHGGIVGLDRATFRELCTERGLGPAKAAGLMAALELGRRLVAGDARQRPRLTSSREVAGLYTPRLFNLPREVFIAVLLNARNEVIREITIAVGCLTGSLVHPRELFQPAVRDSAAALILVHNHPSGDPTPSPEDVQLTERLVEAGRILGIRVLDHVVVAQGGYASLMDRRSQSN
- a CDS encoding type II toxin-antitoxin system prevent-host-death family antitoxin, which gives rise to MKAITYTRAREKLADTIDEVCEHHDPVIITKRRDRAVVMIALDDYESLRETSYLLRSPRNARRLLESIRDLAEGKGRARALLE
- a CDS encoding Txe/YoeB family addiction module toxin, with the translated sequence MKIVFSEQAWEDYLFWQKADKRRLRRINSLLREICRDPWRGAGKPEALRHALAGWWSRRIDDEHRVVYKVEGDALLVAQLRYHY